TGCAGGAAATAGGTTGCGAAGGAGCAATTTTAGGGAAGGCGATCTATGAAAATAAGATCAGTTTAAAGCAACTGGAAGAGTTTGTTTTATAAATTTAAGCACCAAATTCCAAGCACCAAATTCCAAGAACCAAATTCCAAGCACCAAATTCCAAGCACCAGCACCAAATCTGAAATATTAAAATAAGAGGCAGGATTTGTGAAAAAGAATCTCACGTCTCAAATCTCATATCAATAATTTAAAATAATGCTGACAAAAAGAATAATTCCCTGTCTTGACATTAAAGACGGACGAACGGTAAAAGGGGTTAATTTTGTAAGTCTTCGGGATGCAGGGGATCCGGTGGAGCTGGCAGAGATTTACTCAAAGTCGGGCGCAGATGAGCTGGTTTTCCTGGATATTTCAGCCACCGAAGAGAAAAGAAAAACCCTGGCAGAACTGGTTCGAAAAGTGGCGGCCACCGTAAATATTCCGTTTACTGTTGGCGGCGGAATATCTTCAGTAGAAGATGTGGATGTGCTGCTTCAGAATGGAGCCGATAAAGTGGCGATCAATTCGGCGGCGGTAAAAAATCCGCAGTTGATCAATGAATTGGCAGCAAAATTTGGCAGGCAGTGCATTGTTGTGGCTGTTGATGCCAAGCAGGTAAAAGGAAAATGGCTGGTGCACTTGGTAGGTGGAAAAGTACCGACAGAAATTGACCTTTTTGACTGGGTAAAAGAAGTTGAGGAAAGAGGGGCCGGAGAGATTCTCTTCACTTCCATGGACCACGATGGTACAAAAGCCGGTTTTGCCAATGAAGCCCTGGAGAAAATATCTGAAATGCTGAGTATTCCTGTGATTGCTTCAGGTGGGGCAGGGAATAAAGAGCATTTTTGCGAGGCATTTACAAAAGGGAAAGCCGATGCTGCACTGGCGGCGAGTGTGTTCCACTTTAAAGAGATCGAGATCAGGGATCTTAAGCAGGAAATGAAGAAGCAGGGGATTGAAGTTCGGATTTAGTGATCAGTGTTCGGTGTTCAGTGTTCAGAATGAAATTAAATAAACTCTTTAGAAAAATGAAAGACTGGCGAGTTTCACGCTAAGGCCGCGAAGATCTTCGCAAAGAACGCAGAAAAACATCATTTGGAATTTGGTTATTGGAATTTGGTGCTTCCAATACGAATAGAAATCCTAAAAAAAAAATATATAGAAATGAAAATAGATTTTAGTAAAGATAAAGACGGTTTAGTTCCTGCGATCATTCAGGATGCGGAGACCAGAAATGTTTTGATGCTGGGGTACATGAATGAAGAAGCCCTGGAAAAAACAAAAGAGACCAAAAAAGTGACATTTTTCAGCCGTAGCAAACAGCGACTTTGGACCAAAGGGGAAGAAAGTGGTAATTTTCTTCATTTGATTGACCTGAAGGTGGATTGTGATAATGATACTTTACTCATTTCAGTAAATCCTGAAGGGCCAACCTGCCATACGGGAACCGACACCTGCTGGGGAGAAAATAATACTTCAGAAATGACATTTTTGGCTACTTTGGAAGAGGTGATCGCCGACAGAAGGTCAAATCCTGAAAATGAAAAGAGCTACGTGGCTTCATTGTTCAGAAGCGGAATGAACAAAATTGCCCAAAAAGTGGGAGAGGAGGCTGTTGAAGTTGTTATTGAGGCAAAAGATGAAAATGATGACCTGTTCCTCAATGAAAGTGCCGATCTGCTCTTCCATTATTTAATATTGTTGCAGGCAAAAGGCTACAGGCTTAGCGATGTTACACGTATTTTGAGCTCCAGGCACAGCAAATAAAAAAACAGCCTGTGATTTGATTCACAGGCTGTTATGGTATTTAAAATCAACTTTTACTTCGAGTCTTCGGAATTCTTTTCCTTTTTGGCCTTTTCAACCTTTATGGTCAATTCCTTCTTCTCTTCGTCGAGATCCATAAATACTTTGTCTCCTTCAGAAATATGGGAAGTGATGATCTCTTCGGCCAGGGCGTCTTCAATATATTTTTGAATGGCCCGGTTCAAAGGTCGCGCTCCATACTGCTTGTCAAAACCTTTTTCAGCAATATAATCTTTGGCTTTTGAACTTAGTTCAAGATCGTAACCCAAAGCTCCAATTCTTCCGAAGAGTTTTTCGAGTTCAATATCTATGATCTTGTGGATGTCTTCCTGCTCAAGTGGATTGAAGATCACCACATCGTCTACACGGTTGAGAAACTCGGGCGCAAAGGCCTTTTTAAGGGCGCTTTCAATAACACTACGGGCATTCTCGTCCATCTGGTTCTTTCTTGCAGAAGTTCCAAATCCAACTCCCTGTCCAAAATCCTTCAGCTTTCTTGCTCCAATATTGGAGGTCATGATGATGATGGTATTCCTGAAGTCGATCTTGCGACCAAGGCTGTCGGTTAAATACCCGTCGTCAAGCACCTGCAAGAGCATGTTAAACACATCGGGGTGGGCTTTTTCCACTTCGTCGAGCAGGATCACTGCGTAAGGTTTTCTACGTACCTTCTCGGTTAACTGTCCGCCTTCTTCGTAACCTACATATCCCGGAGGTGCTCCAATTAATCTGCTCACGGCAAATTTTTCCATGTACTCACTCATGTCGATGCGTATCAAAGCATCTTCATTGTCGAATAACTCGCGGGAAAGGATCTTTGCCAGCTGGGTTTTACCAACCCCGGTTTGCCCGAGGAAGATAAAGGAACCAATAGGCTTGTTTGGATCTTTTAGGCCGGCGCGGTTACGCTGGATGGCTTTCACCACCTTACCAACAGCATCATCCTGCCCAATCACTTTTCCTTTAATAAGTTCCGGTAACTTGTACAGTTTGTTGATCTCGGTTTGTGCTATCCTGTTAACCGGGACGCCGGTCATCATTGATACCACATCGGCAACATTATCTTCGGTTACTGTTTCCCTGTGCAGTTTAGATTCTTCTTCCCAGCGGGCCTGGGCCTGGGCTAGGTCTTTTTCTATATTCTTTTCGTCATCGCGCAGTTTGGCAGCTTCTTCGTATTTCTGCTTTTTAACCACGGTGTTTTTAAGTTCACGTACTTCTTCAAGCTTGCGCTCCAGTTCAAGGATTTGTTTTGGAACGTCAATGTTGGTAATGTGAACCCGGGATCCGGCTTCATCTAACGCATCTATAGCCTTATCTGGCAGAAATCTGTCGGTCATGTACCTGCTTGTCAGTTTCACACAGGCTTCAATGGCTTCATCGGTATAGGTGACATTATGATGTTCCTCGTACTTATCTTTGATATTATTGAGTATTTCAATAGTTTCTTCGATAGAGGTGGGTTCTACGATCACTTTTTGGAAACGGCGTTCTAAAGCACCGTCTTTTTCAATATACTGCCTGTACTCATCGAGCGTAGTAGCGCCAATACATTGAATTTCACCCCTGGCCAGTGCTGGTTTGAACATGTTGCTGGCATCGAGACTACCTGTGGCGCCACCGGCACCTACTATAGTGTGTATCTCATCGATAAAGAGAATGATGTCATCATTCTTCTCAAGTTCGTTCATAACGGCTTTCATCCTTTCCTCAAACTGGCCGCGGTACTTGGTTCCTGCAACTAAACTGGCAAGGTCTAGCGTTACTACGCGTTTGTCAAAAAGGATCCTTGAGACCTTTCTTTTTACAATTCTAAGGGCAAGGCCTTCGGCAATGGCCGATTTTCCTACTCCCGGCTCTCCAATAAGCAGCGGGTTGTTCTTTTTTCTTCGGCTCAAGATCTGGGAAACGCGTTCGATCTCTTTCTCGCGACCTACCACAGGGTCGAGTTTATCAAGTTCTGCAAGCGCCGTGAGATCCCTTCCGAAGTTATCTAGAACCGGCGTCTTGGATTTCTTTGTAGATTTTCCGGGGGTACCGGCAAAAGGATTGCTTTTCCCGGAATCCTCAGAGCCTGCGTCTTCATCTGAAAATGATTCGGCAGTAGGGGAGTCCATATAATCATCGTCATTGGTGATCATGTACTTGAACTGGTCTTTTACCCCGTCATAATCTACTTTTAACTTGTTAAGAAGTTTGGTGGTGGGATCGTTCTCATTCCTCAAAATGCACAGTAGCAGGTGAGCCGTATTAATGGAAGTGCTTTGGAAAAGCTTGGCTTCCAAAAATGTGGTTTTAAGGGCCCTTTCTGCCTGGCGGGTTAAGTGAAGATTTCTCTTCTCGTTAGATTCTACAGCCACATCTGGATTTGCGGGGCTAAGAATCTCTACTTTTCTTCTTAAATGAGTGAGGTCAACATCCAGGGCATTAAGTATATTAATGGCTTTACCATCACCGTCCCTTAGAAGACCCAGCATTAAATGCTCTGTGCCTATAAAGTCATGGCCAAGCCTTAAGGCTTCTTCCTTGCTGTAGGCAATCACATCTTTTACTCTTGGTGAAAAATTATCATCCATGTTAATTCCTTTCTCTCTTGATTATGTTTATACGGGTTTCAAAAACCGTACCCGATTCTATAAAGTTTGTTTTTATGAAGTAAAGCTAATTGACGAATTTGGATCATTAAAACAAAGCAGAATGTAATGAACTTATTAACCAAGCACAACTAAAAATTTGTTAATAAAATACAAGAAAACCTCAATGAATAGTGCGCCCGGGTGGGGTAAAATGCGTAAATTGGCACGTTAGATTTTTGAACCAAAATAACAGATATTTATGGCTGAAGGAGAAAAGTTAATTCCTATCAATATTGAAGATGAAATGAAGTCGGCCTACATTGATTATTCAATGTCGGTCATTGTGTCACGTGCCCTGCCAGACGTTCGTGACGGTTTGAAACCGGTGCACCGCCGGGTATTATATGGAATGTATGAACTGGGAGTACTATCCAACAGGGCTCACAAGAAATCTGCAAGAATTGTTGGGGAAGTTCTAGGTAAGTTTCACCCGCACGGGGATTCTTCTGTGTATGACACTATGGTGCGCATGGCGCAGGAGTGGAGTTTGCGTTACATGCTTGTAGACGGGCAGGGGAACTTTGGTTCAATTGATGGAGACAGCCCTGCAGCAATGCGTTATACCGAAGCAAGGATGCGCAAAATAAGTGAAGATATGCTGGCCGATATCGACAAGGAAACGGTAGATATGCAGCTCAATTTTGATGATACTATCCATGAGCCTTCAGTTTTGCCTACCCGAATTCCTAACCTTCTTGTAAACGGCGCCAGCGGTATTGCGGTAGGTATGGCTACAAACATGCCCCCTCACAATCTTTCAGAAGTGGTTGATGGTATTGTAGCCTATATAGAAAACAACGACATTGAGGTAGATGAACTCATTGAACATGTAAAAGCCCCCGATTTTCCTACCGGCGGTACTATTTACGGCTATGATGGGGTGCGGGAAGCTTTTAAAACCGGTCGTGGAAGGATTGTAATAAGAGCCAAGGCCCATACCGAAGAAGTGGCAGGGAAAGAAGCTATAGTAGTTACTGAAATCCCATACCAGGTCAATAAAGCGGAAATGATCAAGAAAACCGCTGAGCTTGTCAATGAAAAGAAAATAGAGGGTATTTCTCTCATCAGAGATGAATCTGACCGAAATGGTATGCGCATCGTTTATATTCTGAAAAGAGATGCGATCCCAAACATTGTACTCAATTTACTGTATAAGCACACAGCGCTTCAAAGTTCTTTTAGTGTCAATAACATTGCGTTGGTGAACGGCCGTCCTCAAATGCTGAATTTGAGAGATATGATCTACCATTTTGTAGAGCACCGTCATGAAGTTGTGGTGCGCCGTACAGAGTATGAGCTGAGAAAAGCTGAAGAGCGGGCACATATCCTTGAAGGTTTAATTATTGCTTCAGATAATATTGACGAGGTAATTGCCTTAATTAGGGCTTCGAGCAATGCTGATGAAGCCCGTAGCAAGTTAATTGAGCGTTTCGAACTTACCGAGATCCAGGCTAAGGCGATAGTCGAGATGCGCTTAAGACAGCTTACTGGTCTTGAGCAGGACAAACTTCGTGCAGAGTACGAGGAGATCATGAAGACCATTGAAGACCTTAAAGATATTCTTGCCCGTAAGGAGCGTAGAATGGAGGTGATCAAAGAAGAGATGCTCGAAGTGAAGGAAAAATATGGAGATGAGCGGCGATCAAGCATAGAGTATGCCGGAGGTGACCTGAGCATGGAAGACATGATCCCCGATGAGCAGGTGGTGATCACCATTTCACACGCAGGGTATATTAAAAGGACTTCGCTTACCGAATACAAAACCCAGAACAGGGGTGGAGTTGGCCAGAAAGGTTCTACCACGAGAAATGAAGACTTCCTCGAGAACCTGTTTATTGGAACCAACCACCAGTACATGTTGTTCTTTACTGAAAAAGGCAAGTGCTTCTGGATGAGGGTTTTCGAGATTCCTGAAGGAAGTAAAACTTCAAAAGGAAGAGCAATTCAGAATTTGATCAACCTGGAGCCGGATGATAAGCTTAAAGCTTTTATTTGTACTAAAGACCTGAAGGACGAAGAGTATATCAACAGTCATTATGTAATGATGGCTACCAAGAAGGGACAGGTGAAAAAGACTTCCCTTGAACAATACTCAAGGCCAAGAACCAACGGTATTAATGCAATTACCATTCGTGAGGGTGATGAGTTACTTGAAGCGAGATTAACTACAGGAGAAAGTCAAGTGATGCTGGCCTTGAGAAGCGGAAAAGCAATAAGGTTCGACGAAAGCAAGACGAGGCCAATGGGTAGAAATGCTTCCGGGGTAAGGGGTATTACTCTGGCCGATGACACCGATGAGGTAGTAGGCATGATCACCATTGAGAACCCAATGGAAGAAACAGTACTTGTAGTTTCGGAAAACGGGTACGGAAAAAGGACCTATATAGATGACCCCGAAGATGGGGAGCCAATCTACAGAATCACCAACCGTGGTGGTAAAGGTGTAAAAACCATTTCTATTACGGCTAAAACAGGTAACCTGGTTGCCATTAAGAACGTAACAGACCTTGATGACCTTATGATCATTAATAAGTCGGGGCTTGCTATTAGAACTTCTGTGTCTAATTTAAGGGTCATGGGGCGTGCAACCCAGGGAGTTAGACTTATCAATTTAAGAAATAATGACTCTATTGCGGCAGTGGCTAAAGTGATTAATGAAGAGGAGGATGTTGAAGACGTAGCCGGTGACGCAACCCCCGAAATTACTGATCAAAATCAGGATGGCACAACTATTGCAAACGATAGTGAGGAATAATTTTAAATCAAAACCAAAAAAGATGAAAACCAGAATTTTAACGGCAGCACTCGCTATGTTTACTGTCGTATCATTTGCCCAAAAGAAGGAAATTAGACGAGCCGGTAAAGCGGTTGAAAAAGGAGAATATCAGGAAGCTAAGAATTACCTTCAGCAGGCAGAAGCACAGTTAGCTAGCGCTGACGAAGATGAAAAAGCTGATTTCTACCTTTACAGAGGATATGCGCTGGTAGGTAACGGACAAAATGTACCTACGGCCGACCTTATGGCAGCTTCAGAAGCTATGAAAAAAGCTAAAGAACTTGGTCATGGCGAGGCAGAACAGGGAATGGCTGCAGTAAGTAATGCATTGGTAAATGCAGCTATTGAAGACCAAAACGCTCAGAACTTTTCAGAAGCTTCCAAAAAACTGGAAGCAAGCTATAGAATGAGCAACCGGGATACGGTATACCTTTATTATGCGGCTTCAAACGCTGTAAATGCAAAAGACTATGACCAGGCCTTAAAGTATTATGAGGAGCTTCAGGACATTGGTTTTACAGGAGAAGAAACTATTTATACCGCTGTAAATAAGGAAACCGGCGAAGAAGAGAGAATGGCTTCTAAAGAGCAAAGGGACCTTTTCGTGAAATCTGGTAACTACATCAATCCTCAGGATAAAAAAGAAGAGTCTAAAGAAGGAGAGATTGCCAAGAACATCGCGCTTATCTATATTGAAAAAGGCGATAATGACAAGGCTGTTGCAGCCATGGAAAAAGCCAAACAGGCAAATCCTAATGATGCAGGCCTTATGCAGGCAGAAGCAGACATGTACTACAGAATGGGGGATATGGCAAAATACAGGGAAATCCTGGAAGAAGTAGTAAGCCAAAATCCAAATGATGCCACTTTGTATTATAACATGGGGGTTAGTTCAGCAGAACTAGGAGAAAATGACCGTGCCGTAGAGTACTACAACAAAGCTCTTGAAATTGATCCTAGCATGCACAATGCAAGAATCAATATAGCATTTGTGATCCTTTCTAAAGAAGCTCCCCTGGTAGAAGAGATGAACAGCCTTGGTATGAGCAAAGCCGATCAAAAGAAGTATGATGAATTGGCTAAAGAACGTCAGCAGATATACAGAGATGCCCTTCCGCACCTGGAAAAAGTTCTTGATAAAGACGCTGATAATATCGAAGCTGCCAGAACAATGATGAATATCTACTATCAGTTAAACGAGACTGAAAAGGCAGAAGAAATGAAAGCTAAGATCGCAGAACTTGAAGTTAATGCAGCTGCTGCTCCAAAACAATAATCAGGAGTCTTAACATATAAAAAAAGCCCGTTCATTTTTTGAACGGGCTTTTTTTATATGATCTTTTTGATCACTCTCAGCTTATGCGTGTGCCGGCGAAGTTCGGCATTGTATATCCCCGAGTGGTCTATACGATCAAGCCGCACTTTTCCGTCTACGTGTATAATGTAGTTGTCTCTCATCATAATGCCAACATGGTTAATAGATCCGTCGGGACTGTCAAAAAATGCCAGGTCTCCGGGTTCGCTTTCTTCAATAAAACTAAGTGATTCTCCCTGTTGGGCCTGCTGGGCAGCATTTCTGGCAAGCTTATAGCCATTCAGTTTGTAGACCATTTGGGTGAAACCACTGGCATCTATACCCATAGGGCTTTTTCCACCCCACATAAATGGCGTATTGAGGTACAAAAAGGCCGTTTCTATAAGCCTTTCTTTTGGTTGAGCATTGATGGTCACTGCACCCGAATGTTCGTGTTTTAAAAGGCCAGCGGCGTTGAGTACAGATCCAATAGGAATTGGAATAAGTTGTCCTTCGCTCGTGACAAACTCCATCAGGTCTGCTGAAAGCTGAAGTTCTTCTGCTTTTAACCGGTCATATTCCGCCTGAGAGATTTTTAGCAGTTGTTTGTTGTCGATCCAGGCTTCAAGGTCTTCAAAAGAAGTGCGAATTCTTGACCATTTTCCTCTTTCTTCCAGAACCTTAAAGGTTTCCCCGTAAAGCAGCTGACTAACCATTTCGGCGGTGTGCGCAGGTTCTGCTCTTAGCGGAACCGTGCCTAAAATACAAATGGCATATTGCATTAAAAAAGATGCTTTCTAACCTGAATTATTGTGGACGTTCAATAACAATAGCCGAAGCACCACCGCCACCATTACAAATGGCTGCAGCACCTATTTTTGCGTTGTTTTGTTCCAGTACGCTTAATAGGGTGATGATAATTCTTACCCCCGAACAACCAAGAGGATGACCTAAAGAAACGGCACCTCCATTCACATTGGTGTTTTTATCGGTAAGGCCTAAAATTTTCATGTTGGCCAGGCCAACCACCGAAAATGCTTCATTGAATTCAAAAAAGTCAACTTCTTCCTGAGAAATTTTGGCCTTTTTGAGGGCTTTAGGGAGTGCTATGGCCGGAGCGGTAGTAAATTTCTCCGGGTCCTGGGCAGCATCTGCAAATCCTTTAATGCTCGCCAGAACTTTTAATCCCAGTTCTTCAGCCTTTTCACGGCTCATAAGCACCACTGCACCCGCACCATCGTTGATAGTAGACGCATTGGCAGCTGTTACCGTACCCTCTTTAGAAAAAGCCGGGCGTAAAGAAGCCAGCTTGTCCATTTTTACATTTTTGTATTCTTCATCCTCTTTTACTATAACAGGCTCTCCCTTTCGCTGGGGCACTTCTACAGGAACAACTTCATTATCAAATTTTCCTTCTTTCCAGGCTTTTGCAGATCTTTCGTAGGACTGTGCCGCAAATTTATCCTGGTCTTCTCTTGTAAACTCGTGTTCAATGGCACAATTATCGGCACAAACGCCCATGGCAAGTTGATTATACGCATCCATGAGTCCGTCTTTCTGTAGTCCGTCAATCATCGTGGCAGGTCCAAATTTCTGCCCGTTTCTTAGGTGAAGGTAGTGAGGTATCATGCTCATGTTCTCCATTCCGCCCGCAACTATAATGTCGGCATCCCCCAGGGCTATAGATTGGGCTCCCTGCATCACTGCTTTCATCCCGCTCGCGCAAACTTTATTTACGGTGGTGCATGGAACAGAGTAAGGAATACCGGCACCCAAAGCCGCCTGTCTTGCAGGAGCCTGGCCTAAACCTGCCTGCACCACATTTCCCATAAGTACCTCGTCTACCATTTCAGGTTTGAGATTGATCTTCTCAAGAGCTCCTTTTATTGCTGTTGATCCCAGTTTGGTCGCGGGTATGGTGGATAAGCTGCCCAAAAAACTTCCTATGGGAGTTCTGGCTGCGCTTACTATGACTACTTCCTTATTCATGGTTTAGAGGATTAAGATTTTACTTTTTGCGAATTTAATCATTTTATAAGGAAGAAACCAACGGGTTCTCCACAGCCAGCTTTTTTTAGTACTTTTGATAAGAGATAGCCCGGCATGAAATCATTTATAAACAGTCTTTATAAAAATCAGGACCTTTTTTACAAAGTTTTTCTATTTCTCCTTACCACCTTTATCATTGTGTATATGTTTCCGAAGGGTGGTAAGTTTAAATACGAAATCCCCAAAGGGAAACCATGGCAGTATGAGAACCTGTACGCGCCTTTCGATTTTGCCATTTTAAAGACCCCGGAAGAACTCGCTGCCGAAAAGGAGGAGATCAACAAGACCCATATCCCATATTATGATTATAATGCTGAAGTAGTCTCGCAGGTAGAAGCAAGCCTGGAAGAGCAGTTTGTGCGCATCTTCCCCGACACGCTTACCCGAAGGGAAAACATGCGGCTTCAGGATTTTATACAGAATACTTTTGAAGAGATCTACGATGCCGGGGTGTTGCAGGAGATCGTGCCTCTTAGCCCAGATCAGTTAATTTACCTGCGCGAAGGCAACGAAGTTACCGAGGTGACCTATAAAAGCATAATAAAGCAGAACCAGCTAAGGGATTTTCTCAACCGGAAAATTGACCAGGCACAGCTTCAAAATTACCGGGAGGAGTTGATAGGTCTTTTCTTTGATAGCGTGAGACCCAATGTCACTTATAACGAAGCACTTACCCAGAGCGATCTCGAAAGCAGGTACAACCAGATTTCCTATACCCGCGGAAATGTTGAACGGGGTACCATAATTGTTGCCAAAGGAGAAGTCGTGGAAGGGGATAAGCTGCAGGTGCTCAATTCCCTTAAAGCTGAATATGAATCACAGGTGTGGAGCGAAGCCAACTACAACTGGGTAATTGTAGGCTATACTTTGCTCGTTTTTCTGGCCTTGCTTATGCTGATGTTATTTATTCGGAAATACCGCTATGATATCTTTCAAAATAACATAAAAGTCACCTTCATTTTCTTCAATGTGACGCTCATGGTGCTGCTCACCGTGCTGGTAATACGTTTTAATGTGGCTTACGTATACGTGGTGCCTTTATGTGTGCTGCCTCTTACCATTAAAGGGTTTTTTGATTCCCGGCTGGGGCTTTTCACTCACGTGATCACCGTTCTGCTACTCGGCTTTATTGTGCCCGACAGCTATGAATATATGTTCCTTCAAATTATCGCAGGGATAGTAACCATTCTCACGGTTTCAGAACTTTACAAAAGAGCTAACCTCTTTATTACCGTAGGGCAAATTACCCTGGTGTATATTGTTTCTTACTTTGCCTTTACCATAATTCAGGAAGGTGCTATTTACGAGGTAGAACCCGAAACTTTTCTCATGTTCCTGCTTGGTGGTTTGGCAACCCTTTTTGTGCAGCCGTTGATCTATGCCTATGAAAAGATTTTCGGGTTGATCTCAGATATGTCACTGCTCGAATTGTCAGATACCAATTCCAAACTGCTGAAAGAACTTTCAGATAAAGCGCCGGGAACCTTTCACCACTCCCTCAACGTGGCCAATCTCGCCGAGGCCGCGGCAAATGAAATTAATGCCAATGCCATGCTGGCAAGGGTAGGTGCCCTGTATCACGACATTGGAAAGATGCGTAACCCTACCTACTTTACCGAAAACCAGACTACCTCTGTAAATTCCCACGACGAACTTTCTCCAAAAGAAAGTGCCGAAATTATTATCGAACATGTCATCAACGGGATAGAAATCGCCAAGAAAAGAAATCTGCCCGACAGGGTGATAGATTTTATTCGTACCCATCATGGTACCACCACGGTCTATTACTTTTTGAAGAAAGCCATGGAGAATGACCAGCAGGTCAATGAAGACGATTACCGGTACCCCGGGCCTATGCCTTTTAGCAAAGAAACCGCGATTCTCATGATGTGCGACAGTGTTGAGGC
This Salinimicrobium tongyeongense DNA region includes the following protein-coding sequences:
- the hisIE gene encoding bifunctional phosphoribosyl-AMP cyclohydrolase/phosphoribosyl-ATP diphosphatase HisIE, whose product is MKIDFSKDKDGLVPAIIQDAETRNVLMLGYMNEEALEKTKETKKVTFFSRSKQRLWTKGEESGNFLHLIDLKVDCDNDTLLISVNPEGPTCHTGTDTCWGENNTSEMTFLATLEEVIADRRSNPENEKSYVASLFRSGMNKIAQKVGEEAVEVVIEAKDENDDLFLNESADLLFHYLILLQAKGYRLSDVTRILSSRHSK
- the gyrA gene encoding DNA gyrase subunit A, which produces MAEGEKLIPINIEDEMKSAYIDYSMSVIVSRALPDVRDGLKPVHRRVLYGMYELGVLSNRAHKKSARIVGEVLGKFHPHGDSSVYDTMVRMAQEWSLRYMLVDGQGNFGSIDGDSPAAMRYTEARMRKISEDMLADIDKETVDMQLNFDDTIHEPSVLPTRIPNLLVNGASGIAVGMATNMPPHNLSEVVDGIVAYIENNDIEVDELIEHVKAPDFPTGGTIYGYDGVREAFKTGRGRIVIRAKAHTEEVAGKEAIVVTEIPYQVNKAEMIKKTAELVNEKKIEGISLIRDESDRNGMRIVYILKRDAIPNIVLNLLYKHTALQSSFSVNNIALVNGRPQMLNLRDMIYHFVEHRHEVVVRRTEYELRKAEERAHILEGLIIASDNIDEVIALIRASSNADEARSKLIERFELTEIQAKAIVEMRLRQLTGLEQDKLRAEYEEIMKTIEDLKDILARKERRMEVIKEEMLEVKEKYGDERRSSIEYAGGDLSMEDMIPDEQVVITISHAGYIKRTSLTEYKTQNRGGVGQKGSTTRNEDFLENLFIGTNHQYMLFFTEKGKCFWMRVFEIPEGSKTSKGRAIQNLINLEPDDKLKAFICTKDLKDEEYINSHYVMMATKKGQVKKTSLEQYSRPRTNGINAITIREGDELLEARLTTGESQVMLALRSGKAIRFDESKTRPMGRNASGVRGITLADDTDEVVGMITIENPMEETVLVVSENGYGKRTYIDDPEDGEPIYRITNRGGKGVKTISITAKTGNLVAIKNVTDLDDLMIINKSGLAIRTSVSNLRVMGRATQGVRLINLRNNDSIAAVAKVINEEEDVEDVAGDATPEITDQNQDGTTIANDSEE
- the hisF gene encoding imidazole glycerol phosphate synthase subunit HisF; this encodes MLTKRIIPCLDIKDGRTVKGVNFVSLRDAGDPVELAEIYSKSGADELVFLDISATEEKRKTLAELVRKVAATVNIPFTVGGGISSVEDVDVLLQNGADKVAINSAAVKNPQLINELAAKFGRQCIVVAVDAKQVKGKWLVHLVGGKVPTEIDLFDWVKEVEERGAGEILFTSMDHDGTKAGFANEALEKISEMLSIPVIASGGAGNKEHFCEAFTKGKADAALAASVFHFKEIEIRDLKQEMKKQGIEVRI
- a CDS encoding C40 family peptidase, whose amino-acid sequence is MQYAICILGTVPLRAEPAHTAEMVSQLLYGETFKVLEERGKWSRIRTSFEDLEAWIDNKQLLKISQAEYDRLKAEELQLSADLMEFVTSEGQLIPIPIGSVLNAAGLLKHEHSGAVTINAQPKERLIETAFLYLNTPFMWGGKSPMGIDASGFTQMVYKLNGYKLARNAAQQAQQGESLSFIEESEPGDLAFFDSPDGSINHVGIMMRDNYIIHVDGKVRLDRIDHSGIYNAELRRHTHKLRVIKKII
- a CDS encoding tetratricopeptide repeat protein — protein: MKTRILTAALAMFTVVSFAQKKEIRRAGKAVEKGEYQEAKNYLQQAEAQLASADEDEKADFYLYRGYALVGNGQNVPTADLMAASEAMKKAKELGHGEAEQGMAAVSNALVNAAIEDQNAQNFSEASKKLEASYRMSNRDTVYLYYAASNAVNAKDYDQALKYYEELQDIGFTGEETIYTAVNKETGEEERMASKEQRDLFVKSGNYINPQDKKEESKEGEIAKNIALIYIEKGDNDKAVAAMEKAKQANPNDAGLMQAEADMYYRMGDMAKYREILEEVVSQNPNDATLYYNMGVSSAELGENDRAVEYYNKALEIDPSMHNARINIAFVILSKEAPLVEEMNSLGMSKADQKKYDELAKERQQIYRDALPHLEKVLDKDADNIEAARTMMNIYYQLNETEKAEEMKAKIAELEVNAAAAPKQ
- a CDS encoding ATP-dependent Clp protease ATP-binding subunit, with amino-acid sequence MDDNFSPRVKDVIAYSKEEALRLGHDFIGTEHLMLGLLRDGDGKAINILNALDVDLTHLRRKVEILSPANPDVAVESNEKRNLHLTRQAERALKTTFLEAKLFQSTSINTAHLLLCILRNENDPTTKLLNKLKVDYDGVKDQFKYMITNDDDYMDSPTAESFSDEDAGSEDSGKSNPFAGTPGKSTKKSKTPVLDNFGRDLTALAELDKLDPVVGREKEIERVSQILSRRKKNNPLLIGEPGVGKSAIAEGLALRIVKRKVSRILFDKRVVTLDLASLVAGTKYRGQFEERMKAVMNELEKNDDIILFIDEIHTIVGAGGATGSLDASNMFKPALARGEIQCIGATTLDEYRQYIEKDGALERRFQKVIVEPTSIEETIEILNNIKDKYEEHHNVTYTDEAIEACVKLTSRYMTDRFLPDKAIDALDEAGSRVHITNIDVPKQILELERKLEEVRELKNTVVKKQKYEEAAKLRDDEKNIEKDLAQAQARWEEESKLHRETVTEDNVADVVSMMTGVPVNRIAQTEINKLYKLPELIKGKVIGQDDAVGKVVKAIQRNRAGLKDPNKPIGSFIFLGQTGVGKTQLAKILSRELFDNEDALIRIDMSEYMEKFAVSRLIGAPPGYVGYEEGGQLTEKVRRKPYAVILLDEVEKAHPDVFNMLLQVLDDGYLTDSLGRKIDFRNTIIIMTSNIGARKLKDFGQGVGFGTSARKNQMDENARSVIESALKKAFAPEFLNRVDDVVIFNPLEQEDIHKIIDIELEKLFGRIGALGYDLELSSKAKDYIAEKGFDKQYGARPLNRAIQKYIEDALAEEIITSHISEGDKVFMDLDEEKKELTIKVEKAKKEKNSEDSK